The Verrucomicrobiota bacterium genome includes the window AAATTCGAAAAACGGCCGAGGACCAAGGACCAAAACCCTGCGCCAACCCGCACCGCAATGCGGAGACGCAATGGGCCAGTCTGGACCAGACCATGCTTGATGTAGTTTTGTCATTAGCCATGCTCACTGGCTCTTCCATTTCTATTTTCAATTACCGACTTGGACTGTTTTGAGCAAAAAACGCTCAAACTTGGAAACCACAGCCACCCATCCATAAAAGTGAGTATCCCGATAAAAACACGCAATAGCAATCTGCAAAAATCGCATGCATTATCCTTGAACTCACCGGTCAATCGCGGCATGATCCAGCAGACAAACGAAAGGTGTTTATGATTATTTTCGGCATCGTGTTCGGTTTTGTAGCTTGGTTTTGTGCCCGGTATCTCGCCGCCGGTATTTTCACCGTAAATCAGGGCGAACGGGCGGTCAAAACCAGTTTTGGTCGCGCCCAACGCGTCGGCACTGCCACCACGCTGGAACATCCCATCGCCGAAGGGTTGCGCCCCGAGGAACGGGAGCGATACGCCTTCCCACAGGTGCGAGTCATCCCGCCGGGCGGTCCGTATTTCAAATGGCCGTGGGAACGGCTCTATAAAGTCTCCATTGCCACGCAGACGATGAATATGGCGTATGACCCGGAGAATCCCTCGGCCAACCAGAGCGGCAGCCTGCTGGAGGCGGTGACCAAGGATCAGTTGAACACCGGTTTGACCGGGCAGATTCGCTACCGGGTTAGCGAACAGAACCTATACGCCTATTGTTTCGGGGTTAAGCATCCGATTGCTCATGTGATGGGTTACTTCATCTCGATCTTGCGCGAGCGCATCGCGAATTTTGAGGCTCCCTGTACCCCGCCCCCCGCCGGACAACCGGCCAATCTGGAGCTGGCTCCTCCCAGTATTGGAGTCAGCATCAACGACTTGCGTAAAAACCTGCGCGATATCAATGAGCACATGGACCGGGAATGCCAGACCTCGGCGGCCCGATATGGGATCACGCTGGACGCCTCGCTGATCACCGGCATTGATCCGCCACAAGAGGTGGAATCGGCGCTCGCGGCCATCAACACCGCGTATAACCAGGTTTCGTCCGATATTAGCTTGGCGCAAGCCTCTGCGGACCAAAAAATTGTGCAATCCAAACGGGCGGTGGAAATTGAAACCCTTAAGGCGCACGCGGAAGTAGAACCGCTCCGCGCGCTGGCCGAACAACTGGTAGTATTGAAAAAAAGCGGACCGGACGCGTTGCCTGCTTATGTGCGGAATGTCCGGTTGAAACTGTTTAGTGAAACCCGCCGGGCTATTGTGGAGGTATAATATGATTGCCGCCGCTGTCATCACGTTTATTGCGATGTTCATCCTGGAACCGCTGCTGTTTGCGTTGATCAGGAAATTTGGTCTCTACACCATCGTCGAAGAACGCCAGTGCAAAGTCTATGTGCTGTTTGGCAAAGTGTTGCTGGTGTTGGATGAACCGGGTTTGCACCTGCTCTGGATCAAGCTGGGCTGGCGCGCGCCACTGGTCAGCTTTTTTGGCCGGTGCCACACCCTTGATTTGCGGTTGGATCAAGAGTACCTCCGCAGCCAGCCGGTAAACTCCGAGGAAGGCGCGCCGATGGGGATCGGCATCTGGTATGAAATGGTGATCAGCGACCCGGTCTCGTACCTGTTCAAGAATGCCGATCCGCGCGGTTCCCTGGCGGCCAACGTCAGCAACGCGACCGTGCGCTGCCTGAGCAACATGAAACTGGCAGACATGCTGGAAAACCGGCATAAAATGAGTCTGACGGTGCGGACCGAAGTCTCTCAAAAATCACAAGATTGGGGGTACAAACTGGGGTCGGTGTACATTCGCAAAGTGCATTTTCGAGACACGGGAATGATCCGGCAAATCGAAGAAAAAGTGGTCAACCGACTGCGCCAGGTGACATCCTCGATCAAACAGGAAGGCACCAACCAAGTGAATATCATTGCCAGCACGGCGGAGCGTCAGGCGGCGGTGGAATTCGCCAAAGCGCGGGCCATGCGCCCGCAAATTGTGGGTGCCACGTTGCAGGAAATTGCGCGGGATTCAACGA containing:
- a CDS encoding SPFH domain-containing protein, whose protein sequence is MIIFGIVFGFVAWFCARYLAAGIFTVNQGERAVKTSFGRAQRVGTATTLEHPIAEGLRPEERERYAFPQVRVIPPGGPYFKWPWERLYKVSIATQTMNMAYDPENPSANQSGSLLEAVTKDQLNTGLTGQIRYRVSEQNLYAYCFGVKHPIAHVMGYFISILRERIANFEAPCTPPPAGQPANLELAPPSIGVSINDLRKNLRDINEHMDRECQTSAARYGITLDASLITGIDPPQEVESALAAINTAYNQVSSDISLAQASADQKIVQSKRAVEIETLKAHAEVEPLRALAEQLVVLKKSGPDALPAYVRNVRLKLFSETRRAIVEV
- a CDS encoding SPFH domain-containing protein codes for the protein MIAAAVITFIAMFILEPLLFALIRKFGLYTIVEERQCKVYVLFGKVLLVLDEPGLHLLWIKLGWRAPLVSFFGRCHTLDLRLDQEYLRSQPVNSEEGAPMGIGIWYEMVISDPVSYLFKNADPRGSLAANVSNATVRCLSNMKLADMLENRHKMSLTVRTEVSQKSQDWGYKLGSVYIRKVHFRDTGMIRQIEEKVVNRLRQVTSSIKQEGTNQVNIIASTAERQAAVEFAKARAMRPQIVGATLQEIARDSTIFQALFSVLETEKLLEGNADLIMVPKGEELIKELLAAPEVPEKQG